The following are from one region of the Stigmatella ashevillena genome:
- the rlmN gene encoding 23S rRNA (adenine(2503)-C(2))-methyltransferase RlmN — protein MPPAASPPLLPLHDLSRAALGQQLAEWGYSAFHRDALWEALYRRQVKSLEELEGLVRPELVARLREHTCLRPPTVHHEAFSSDGYTHKLLLRQHDGQTIETVLMRFKGRATVCISTQAGCAMGCVFCATGQMGLARHLSPGEIVAQVLHVVGLLRQTGEALRNIVLMGMGEPLHNYDATMEAVDILVDPRGLAIGPRFITLSTVGVVPGIRRLADEDRPVQLAVSLHGATDAERAALVPVGKRWPLNELMDACRYYSEKRGRRIFFEWTLIAGQNDTPAQAHTLGQLLKGMAAHVNVIPLNPTVGFGGTPSTPEAVRGFQQVLASYGLPSTVRQRRGIDIDAGCGQLKAAVERPRRPLPG, from the coding sequence ATGCCGCCAGCCGCCTCGCCTCCCCTCCTTCCCCTCCATGACTTGTCGCGGGCCGCCTTGGGCCAGCAGCTGGCCGAGTGGGGCTACAGCGCCTTCCACCGGGACGCACTGTGGGAAGCGCTCTACCGGCGGCAGGTGAAGTCGCTCGAGGAACTCGAGGGACTGGTGCGGCCGGAACTGGTCGCGCGCCTCCGGGAGCACACCTGCCTGCGTCCTCCCACTGTGCATCACGAGGCCTTCAGCAGCGACGGCTACACCCACAAGCTGCTCTTGCGCCAACACGATGGGCAGACGATCGAGACCGTGTTGATGCGGTTCAAGGGGCGCGCCACCGTGTGCATCAGCACCCAGGCAGGCTGTGCCATGGGCTGCGTCTTCTGCGCCACCGGCCAGATGGGCCTGGCCCGCCACCTGAGCCCCGGGGAGATCGTGGCGCAAGTCCTCCACGTCGTGGGCCTGCTGCGGCAGACCGGCGAGGCGCTTCGCAACATCGTCCTCATGGGCATGGGCGAGCCCCTGCACAACTACGATGCCACGATGGAGGCGGTGGACATTCTGGTGGATCCCCGGGGGCTGGCCATCGGTCCGCGCTTCATCACCCTGAGCACGGTGGGCGTGGTGCCAGGCATCCGCAGGCTCGCGGACGAGGACCGGCCGGTGCAGCTCGCCGTCAGCCTCCACGGCGCCACCGACGCGGAGCGTGCTGCCCTGGTGCCGGTGGGCAAGCGTTGGCCGCTCAACGAGCTGATGGACGCGTGCCGCTACTACAGTGAGAAGCGCGGGCGCCGCATCTTCTTCGAGTGGACCCTCATCGCGGGCCAGAACGACACCCCCGCCCAGGCGCATACCCTCGGACAGCTCCTGAAGGGCATGGCGGCCCACGTCAACGTCATCCCGCTCAACCCCACGGTGGGGTTCGGCGGCACCCCCAGCACGCCCGAGGCGGTCCGGGGCTTCCAGCAGGTGCTGGCCTCCTACGGTCTGCCCAGCACTGTGCGGCAGCGGCGGGGCATCGACATCGACGCGGGGTGCGGACAGCTCAAGGCAGCGGTGGAGCGGCCTCGCCGGCCCCTGCCAGGGTGA
- a CDS encoding peptidylprolyl isomerase, translating into MANSNVFFDISINDTPAGRIVFALDYATTPKTAENFRALCTGEKGVGKQGKPLHYKGSTFHRIIPQFMLQGGDFTNGNGTGGESIYGEKFKDENFTNKHTKPGQLSMANAGANTNGSQFFITTIPTTWLDGKHVVFGEVIEGLDLVKKIESYGSASGQPKAKIVISDCGTV; encoded by the coding sequence ATGGCGAACAGCAACGTCTTCTTCGACATTTCCATCAACGACACCCCTGCCGGCCGCATCGTCTTCGCGCTCGACTATGCGACCACGCCCAAGACCGCCGAGAATTTCCGGGCCCTGTGCACGGGCGAGAAGGGCGTCGGGAAGCAGGGCAAGCCGCTGCACTACAAGGGCTCGACCTTCCACCGCATCATCCCTCAGTTCATGCTTCAGGGGGGCGACTTCACCAACGGCAATGGCACCGGTGGGGAGTCCATCTACGGTGAGAAGTTCAAGGACGAGAACTTCACGAACAAGCACACCAAGCCCGGCCAGCTCTCCATGGCCAACGCGGGTGCCAACACCAACGGCTCGCAGTTCTTCATCACCACCATCCCCACCACGTGGCTCGACGGGAAGCACGTCGTCTTCGGCGAAGTCATCGAGGGGTTGGATCTGGTGAAGAAAATCGAATCGTACGGCTCTGCCTCAGGCCAGCCCAAGGCCAAGATCGTCATCTCGGACTGCGGCACGGTGTAG
- a CDS encoding RNA polymerase sigma factor, protein MSSLKSETAPPRPEPTLACASSSEVSDEELMARFCQGDAAAFNALFQRYARPVQGYLTRLTGSRAAAEDLVQVTFLSLVRARGRFLSGARLKPWLYAIATNAARDQQRRNARPEELTAEGELPLHAAADTQDPRDLGLERTVQRALSLLPEGQRVPIVLHRFEGMSFAEIAEAMGLTETAVKVRAHRGYARLRELLAHQREEMMG, encoded by the coding sequence GTGTCATCGCTCAAATCCGAAACCGCCCCACCTCGCCCGGAGCCGACCCTGGCGTGCGCCTCCAGCAGCGAGGTGTCCGACGAGGAGCTGATGGCGCGGTTTTGCCAGGGGGACGCAGCGGCGTTCAACGCGCTCTTTCAGCGGTATGCACGGCCTGTCCAGGGATACCTGACCCGGCTCACTGGCAGCCGGGCGGCAGCCGAGGACCTGGTCCAGGTGACCTTTCTGTCGCTGGTGCGCGCCCGAGGACGCTTTCTTTCCGGTGCCCGCTTGAAGCCGTGGCTGTACGCCATTGCCACCAACGCGGCCCGGGACCAACAGCGCCGCAATGCACGGCCGGAAGAGCTCACCGCGGAGGGCGAGCTTCCCCTCCATGCCGCCGCTGACACACAGGACCCTCGCGACCTGGGGCTGGAGCGCACCGTGCAACGCGCCCTCTCCCTGCTGCCAGAGGGCCAGCGCGTTCCCATCGTCCTGCATCGCTTCGAGGGAATGAGCTTCGCGGAGATTGCCGAGGCCATGGGCCTGACGGAGACAGCGGTGAAGGTGCGTGCCCACCGGGGCTACGCGCGGCTGAGGGAACTGCTGGCCCACCAGCGAGAGGAGATGATGGGATGA
- a CDS encoding sensor histidine kinase: MKDASAEGQPGAVQQEGPETTREELLEFITRLATNEPHVRCRVGEGALAPVAEALNGLANLLETRRLASVEKFGIEALVEQSQNMMMTADTEERLRFVNFTIPGLTYEQVVGRSVYDFVLPADHDRVRAALRKVLETGEPETYDIQSYAETGPQWFVVRVGPIRDHGRIVGCTMITTDVSSLKKAQLKLEQSNRELAQSNRELEGFASVASHDLQEPLRKIQSFGERLESVAGEAMGPEGLDYLARMRSAATRMRGLINDLLSFARVTSQARPFVQVELSQVASEVLVDLEVAIDQAGAVVTVDPLPVLEADPTQMRQLLQNLLGNALKFRQEGVIPRLALRSSVDAVAGRCELRVEDNGIGFDEKYLDRIFNVFQRLHAQGKYPGTGMGLAICRKIVERHRGSLSARSAPGQGATFIVTLPLQQVRP, encoded by the coding sequence GTGAAAGACGCATCCGCCGAAGGGCAACCGGGGGCCGTGCAGCAGGAAGGCCCGGAAACGACCCGGGAAGAGCTGCTCGAGTTCATCACTCGGCTTGCGACCAACGAGCCGCATGTTCGCTGCCGGGTAGGGGAAGGTGCCTTGGCGCCCGTGGCGGAGGCGCTCAATGGGCTGGCGAACCTGCTCGAGACGCGACGGCTCGCCTCGGTGGAGAAGTTCGGCATCGAAGCGCTGGTCGAGCAGTCCCAGAACATGATGATGACCGCCGACACCGAGGAGCGGCTCCGCTTCGTCAACTTCACCATCCCCGGGTTGACCTATGAGCAGGTGGTGGGCCGGAGCGTTTATGACTTCGTTCTTCCCGCCGACCATGACCGGGTCCGTGCCGCTCTCCGCAAGGTGCTCGAAACGGGAGAGCCCGAGACGTATGACATCCAGTCTTATGCCGAGACGGGCCCCCAATGGTTCGTGGTGCGGGTAGGGCCGATACGAGACCACGGCCGCATCGTGGGCTGTACGATGATCACCACGGATGTTTCCAGTCTCAAGAAGGCCCAGCTGAAGCTGGAGCAGTCCAACCGGGAACTGGCGCAATCCAACCGGGAGCTGGAAGGCTTTGCGTCCGTGGCCTCGCACGACCTGCAAGAGCCGCTGCGGAAGATCCAATCCTTTGGTGAGCGCTTGGAGAGCGTGGCGGGCGAGGCGATGGGCCCTGAGGGCCTGGATTATCTGGCCCGGATGCGGAGTGCCGCGACCCGGATGCGGGGGTTGATCAATGACCTGCTCTCCTTCGCCCGGGTGACATCTCAGGCACGGCCTTTCGTCCAGGTGGAGCTGTCTCAGGTTGCCAGCGAAGTGCTGGTGGATCTCGAAGTGGCCATCGACCAGGCAGGAGCGGTTGTCACCGTGGATCCCCTCCCCGTGCTGGAGGCCGATCCCACCCAGATGCGGCAGTTGCTACAGAACCTGCTGGGCAATGCCCTCAAGTTCCGCCAGGAGGGAGTCATTCCTCGCCTTGCGCTCCGAAGCTCGGTGGACGCGGTCGCGGGGCGGTGTGAGCTGCGCGTAGAAGACAACGGCATCGGCTTTGACGAGAAGTACCTCGATCGCATCTTCAATGTGTTCCAGCGCCTGCACGCTCAGGGCAAGTACCCCGGAACGGGCATGGGGTTGGCGATCTGCCGCAAGATTGTCGAGCGGCACAGAGGCTCCCTCTCCGCCCGGAGTGCGCCAGGCCAGGGCGCCACCTTCATCGTCACCTTGCCCCTCCAGCAGGTCCGCCCATGA
- a CDS encoding AgmX/PglI C-terminal domain-containing protein: protein MNREELRRAIQKAVPLMRQCFEDTQGRYPGSQSVTLKFTLAAEGPVGRFQGGEVVETTLQDPFLQACFVDSLLDVQVPPPRDGGKVTVTYPFRFEPAPDAGR from the coding sequence GTGAACCGGGAGGAACTGCGCCGCGCCATTCAGAAGGCCGTCCCGCTCATGCGCCAATGCTTCGAGGATACCCAGGGGCGCTACCCGGGCTCCCAATCGGTGACGCTGAAGTTCACCCTGGCGGCAGAAGGACCGGTAGGCCGCTTCCAGGGCGGTGAGGTGGTGGAGACAACCCTGCAGGACCCCTTTCTCCAGGCCTGCTTCGTGGACTCGCTGCTGGACGTCCAGGTGCCCCCCCCTCGGGATGGGGGCAAGGTCACCGTGACCTATCCCTTCCGTTTCGAGCCGGCGCCGGACGCTGGCCGATGA
- a CDS encoding NrsF family protein → MKPECARVMDALGGPLPPELATHAASCEDCRAITEGFGALGALPKVPPSEPPEHSRTQALRELAVQPRAAPWWRELLVLLAVFGGVMVGGLFVLGRKGMVRNTASPVIVAGLALLILALVGGGAFIALAPARRRPAWGLMGVGAAGVTLFQILGGSDYVVMRSFLTGVMGCLVTEVALTVPPLVVTLVLLCRSVFQPLRALAAGLAAAGVGLFVLHLHCSDGSAAHLALGHVAPWLLLSVVTLLLRARLPSRTYAP, encoded by the coding sequence ATGAAGCCCGAGTGTGCACGCGTGATGGACGCCTTGGGAGGCCCCCTGCCGCCGGAGCTGGCCACGCATGCCGCCTCGTGCGAGGACTGCCGCGCCATCACCGAAGGCTTCGGGGCTCTTGGAGCGCTGCCCAAGGTTCCCCCGTCCGAGCCGCCCGAGCACTCCCGCACCCAGGCCCTGCGGGAACTGGCCGTCCAGCCCAGAGCCGCGCCTTGGTGGCGCGAGTTGCTGGTGCTGCTGGCGGTTTTTGGCGGAGTCATGGTGGGCGGTTTGTTCGTCCTGGGCCGCAAGGGGATGGTGCGCAACACGGCTTCTCCGGTCATCGTCGCGGGGCTGGCGCTCCTCATCCTCGCGCTGGTGGGGGGCGGTGCATTCATCGCCCTGGCCCCGGCGCGCCGCCGGCCGGCCTGGGGCCTCATGGGCGTGGGTGCCGCCGGAGTGACGCTCTTCCAGATACTGGGAGGATCGGATTACGTCGTGATGAGGAGCTTCCTCACCGGGGTGATGGGATGCCTGGTGACCGAGGTGGCCCTGACCGTCCCTCCCTTGGTCGTCACCCTGGTGCTGCTCTGCCGCTCGGTCTTCCAGCCGCTGCGTGCCCTGGCCGCGGGCCTGGCCGCGGCGGGAGTGGGCCTCTTCGTCTTGCACCTGCACTGCTCGGATGGCAGCGCCGCGCACCTGGCACTCGGTCATGTGGCACCGTGGCTGTTGCTGTCCGTGGTGACCCTGCTGCTGCGCGCGAGACTGCCCTCGCGCACCTACGCGCCCTGA
- a CDS encoding metallophosphoesterase family protein, whose protein sequence is MRFVHCSDVHITGDYFALPLRRLGWRRWLAFAELTVGGRARAYRHAPETLARIAQEAHAHAADHFILSGDLTAYALESEFQGAREALGSWVEDRRRCTVIPGNHDVFTPGSHRSRRFERYFGHLLESDLPEHCREGAFPFVRLVGEGAAVVGLLSARVPFLPGLAQGWVGPAQLEGLAAVVKDPRLAGRALLVVVHHAPLTPRGRTDHVFHGLRDAEALCRLLPGPRHAVLHGHIHHRYHHEATAGRPHLFGAGSSTLAGHEGYWVIDVAAGQVVGGQPHTPGGLSQAGGPPGRHA, encoded by the coding sequence ATGCGCTTCGTCCATTGCTCCGATGTCCACATCACGGGCGATTACTTCGCCCTGCCTCTGCGGCGGCTCGGGTGGCGAAGGTGGCTGGCCTTCGCGGAGCTGACCGTGGGCGGACGGGCCCGTGCCTACCGTCACGCTCCAGAGACGCTGGCCCGTATCGCCCAGGAGGCACACGCGCACGCCGCGGACCACTTCATTCTCTCTGGAGACCTCACCGCCTATGCGCTCGAGAGCGAGTTCCAGGGCGCGCGCGAAGCACTCGGGTCCTGGGTCGAGGATCGGCGGCGCTGCACCGTCATTCCCGGCAACCACGATGTCTTCACGCCGGGAAGCCATCGGAGTCGCCGCTTCGAGCGCTACTTTGGCCACCTGCTGGAGAGCGATCTGCCCGAGCACTGCCGGGAAGGGGCCTTTCCCTTCGTTCGGCTGGTGGGAGAGGGCGCTGCTGTCGTGGGGCTTCTCTCCGCCCGGGTTCCCTTCCTGCCGGGACTGGCTCAGGGCTGGGTGGGTCCCGCTCAGCTCGAGGGGCTCGCGGCCGTGGTGAAGGATCCCCGGTTGGCGGGCCGGGCGCTTCTCGTGGTGGTTCACCACGCTCCGTTGACCCCGCGGGGACGGACGGACCATGTGTTTCATGGGCTCCGGGACGCGGAGGCCTTGTGTCGGCTACTGCCCGGGCCCCGGCACGCCGTCCTTCATGGACACATTCACCACCGCTATCACCATGAAGCCACCGCCGGGCGCCCGCACCTTTTCGGCGCGGGCTCCTCCACCCTCGCGGGACACGAGGGCTACTGGGTCATCGATGTGGCAGCGGGTCAGGTGGTGGGAGGGCAGCCGCACACTCCGGGAGGGCTCTCCCAGGCGGGCGGGCCCCCGGGCCGTCACGCTTGA
- the gluQRS gene encoding tRNA glutamyl-Q(34) synthetase GluQRS, which produces MSFRGRFAPSPTGRLHLGNARSALLGWLQARAASGRFLLRVEDLDRSRCRPEYVDELMRDLEWLGLGWDEPPLFQSERDSVYRAALEQLEREDLVYPCFCTRAEIARAASAPHGLSDEGPRYPGTCARLSLAERTERARTRPPAYRFRAQPGEVHFEDGLQGTYAQDVSAAVGDFVVRRNDGVASYQLAVVVDDAATRITHVLRGDDLLSSTPRQLQLYTALGLSAPRFFHVPLVLGEDGKRLAKREGAFALAELRQRGLAAEPVLGLLAAWSGLGDGGPLGLDELVYRFRAGPLPRTPVVTRERAIIEALGLP; this is translated from the coding sequence ATGAGCTTCCGAGGCCGTTTCGCGCCCAGCCCCACGGGACGGCTCCACCTGGGCAACGCCCGCAGTGCCCTGTTGGGCTGGCTTCAAGCCCGAGCCGCCAGCGGGCGCTTCCTGCTGCGCGTGGAAGACCTCGATCGGTCCCGCTGCCGCCCCGAGTACGTCGATGAGCTGATGCGGGACCTGGAGTGGTTGGGGCTCGGCTGGGATGAGCCGCCCCTCTTCCAGAGCGAACGCGATAGCGTCTACCGGGCAGCGCTGGAACAACTGGAGCGAGAGGACCTCGTCTACCCCTGCTTCTGCACCCGGGCGGAGATTGCCCGGGCAGCCAGTGCCCCCCACGGCTTGAGCGATGAGGGGCCTCGCTATCCAGGCACCTGCGCCCGGCTGAGCTTGGCAGAGCGGACCGAACGCGCCCGGACACGTCCTCCCGCCTACCGTTTTCGCGCCCAGCCTGGCGAGGTGCACTTCGAGGACGGGCTCCAGGGAACGTATGCCCAGGACGTGTCCGCGGCGGTGGGAGACTTCGTGGTGCGCCGCAACGATGGGGTGGCCAGCTACCAGCTCGCGGTGGTGGTGGACGACGCAGCCACCCGCATCACCCACGTGTTGCGCGGAGACGATCTGCTCAGCTCCACGCCCCGGCAGCTTCAGCTCTACACAGCGCTGGGGCTCTCCGCCCCCAGGTTCTTTCATGTTCCCTTGGTGCTCGGAGAAGACGGCAAGCGGCTTGCCAAGCGCGAAGGGGCCTTCGCGCTGGCGGAGTTGCGCCAGCGTGGGCTGGCCGCCGAGCCCGTTCTCGGCCTGCTCGCCGCGTGGAGTGGCCTCGGAGATGGGGGCCCCCTGGGGCTGGACGAGCTGGTGTACCGCTTCCGTGCCGGCCCCTTGCCTCGCACCCCTGTGGTGACCCGGGAGCGGGCGATCATCGAAGCACTTGGCCTGCCGTGA
- a CDS encoding FAD-dependent oxidoreductase — protein sequence MPTWNLQADVVIVGSGGAALSAAAAVVDQGASALLLEAAEAPGGTTRKSGGAFWIPNNSFMRRQGLMDPRASALQLMARVSYPTLYTPEHPSLGLPPLQYELLAAFYDNAAPAIDRLTQLGAIDPVILGSYGFSPQAVSDPDYHSELPENQAPHGRVLSARTPPGSMQWPGVFLVEGMLAFLQKQGVPLLTKHRVTQVLTNALGEITGVEAEHEGSLRTVRARRAVVFGSGGFAHDPHKARAFLRGPLFGSGSVPTSRGAFIDIASRLGARLDNLANGFFYQAAIEDAAAQGGEVVRGDAHVFFPYGDSTVVVNKQGNRVANEKAPYHDRAQTHFHWSGKEYPHLVQFMIWDEAVAQEPTFWPWRGVVPLPGQESPLVLQAQTLPELALRIEERLDRLRGQPFLSAAITPSLKLAPDFVSQLEETLQRFNTFAATGVDLDFHRGETALEQAWQGPSRSTTGNRTLYPMSRTGPYYAAILGPATLDTCGGPAIDPDARVLRTDGSAIPGLYGAGNCIASPSGQAYWGAGGTLGPAMTFGFIAGRNAAREPLKAE from the coding sequence ATGCCAACGTGGAACCTTCAAGCGGACGTGGTCATCGTGGGCTCCGGGGGGGCAGCACTGTCGGCCGCGGCCGCCGTGGTGGACCAGGGGGCCTCGGCCCTCCTGCTGGAGGCGGCGGAGGCCCCTGGAGGAACCACCCGGAAATCCGGCGGGGCCTTCTGGATTCCCAACAACTCGTTCATGAGGCGCCAGGGGCTGATGGACCCCCGCGCCAGCGCACTTCAGTTGATGGCACGCGTGTCCTACCCCACGCTCTACACCCCCGAGCATCCTTCCCTCGGGCTCCCCCCCCTCCAGTACGAGCTGCTCGCCGCCTTCTATGACAACGCGGCACCTGCCATTGATCGGCTCACCCAACTGGGGGCGATTGATCCTGTCATCCTCGGCTCGTACGGATTCTCTCCCCAGGCCGTCTCGGACCCGGATTACCACTCGGAGCTGCCCGAGAACCAGGCGCCCCATGGCCGCGTGCTCTCGGCCCGGACGCCCCCCGGGTCCATGCAGTGGCCAGGCGTCTTCTTGGTGGAGGGAATGCTCGCCTTCCTCCAAAAGCAGGGCGTCCCCCTGCTCACGAAGCACCGGGTGACCCAGGTGCTCACCAACGCCCTGGGAGAAATCACCGGGGTCGAGGCAGAACACGAAGGCTCGCTGCGGACCGTGCGTGCCCGGAGGGCCGTGGTCTTCGGTTCGGGCGGCTTCGCCCATGATCCGCACAAGGCACGTGCCTTCTTGAGAGGCCCCCTCTTTGGCAGCGGCAGCGTCCCCACCAGCCGGGGAGCCTTCATCGACATCGCCTCCCGGTTGGGGGCGCGGCTCGACAACCTCGCCAATGGCTTCTTCTACCAAGCAGCCATCGAGGACGCGGCGGCCCAGGGCGGCGAGGTGGTCCGGGGCGATGCGCACGTCTTCTTCCCGTACGGAGACAGCACCGTCGTGGTGAACAAACAGGGCAACCGCGTGGCCAACGAGAAGGCCCCCTACCACGACCGGGCTCAGACCCACTTTCACTGGAGCGGCAAGGAGTATCCCCACCTGGTGCAGTTCATGATCTGGGACGAGGCCGTCGCCCAGGAACCCACCTTCTGGCCATGGCGCGGGGTCGTCCCCTTGCCTGGACAGGAGTCCCCGCTCGTCCTCCAGGCCCAGACGCTCCCAGAGCTGGCGCTCCGCATCGAAGAGCGCCTGGATCGGCTCCGGGGACAGCCCTTCTTGAGCGCCGCGATCACCCCGTCCCTGAAGCTCGCACCGGACTTCGTCTCCCAATTGGAAGAAACCCTCCAGCGCTTCAACACCTTCGCCGCCACCGGCGTGGACCTGGACTTCCATCGAGGAGAGACGGCCCTGGAGCAGGCCTGGCAAGGCCCCTCGCGCAGCACTACGGGCAACCGCACCCTGTATCCAATGTCCCGGACCGGCCCCTATTACGCCGCGATCCTGGGCCCCGCGACGCTGGACACCTGCGGGGGACCCGCGATTGACCCGGACGCGCGAGTCCTGCGCACCGACGGCTCGGCCATTCCGGGGCTCTATGGGGCGGGCAACTGCATCGCCTCGCCCAGTGGCCAAGCGTATTGGGGCGCGGGGGGCACCCTTGGCCCCGCCATGACCTTTGGCTTCATCGCCGGGCGCAACGCAGCGCGCGAGCCCCTGAAGGCGGAGTGA
- a CDS encoding glutamate--cysteine ligase: MGLAIEREEFSPEDHQRFARRLSECLEALRLVLRRPGFGEGPRTIGAELEMFLVDGAGFPLPVNLQVLGQTADPRVTLEINRYNIECNLRPTALAGRPFTALHGEFEDALAEVRRAAATQGARVAVTGILPTLREADLGSSALTGKPRYRALSAALRRRKEAPFKVAISGQEALTLTWDDVTLEGANTSLQFHLRVAPSEFARMYNAAQLATAPVLAVAANSPHFLGRKLWDETRVALFRQALDDRGEPQGGEFASHARVTFGHGWAREGALELFSETVALHAPLLPVVGPQSPLECVARGQIPGLDELRLHQGTVWNWNRAIYDPQDGGHLRIEYRALPAGPSVVDMMANGAFLLGLSLGLADEMETLLPAMPFTHARGNFLRAAKQGLDAVMLWPSEKTPSPQPIPVPALVRKLLPVARRGLVGAGVDAAEADAMLGIIEARVEARITGAGWQRRMLERLEAHMPRADALAAMLERYLQHAVSGRPVHEWPLE; encoded by the coding sequence ATGGGTTTGGCCATCGAACGCGAGGAGTTCAGTCCCGAGGATCACCAGCGCTTCGCGCGAAGGCTCTCCGAATGTCTGGAGGCGCTGCGCCTGGTGCTTCGCCGTCCCGGATTCGGCGAGGGGCCCCGCACCATCGGTGCCGAGTTGGAGATGTTCCTGGTGGATGGGGCGGGCTTTCCGCTGCCGGTGAACCTCCAGGTGCTGGGGCAGACGGCGGACCCACGGGTGACGCTGGAGATCAACCGCTACAACATCGAATGCAACCTTCGGCCCACGGCCCTGGCAGGGCGGCCTTTCACGGCGCTGCACGGGGAGTTCGAGGACGCGCTCGCCGAGGTGCGCCGGGCCGCCGCCACGCAAGGCGCGCGCGTGGCGGTGACGGGCATTCTGCCCACGTTGCGCGAGGCGGATCTGGGCAGCTCGGCGCTGACGGGCAAGCCTCGCTATCGCGCCCTGTCGGCGGCCCTGCGCCGCCGGAAGGAGGCGCCCTTCAAGGTGGCCATCTCAGGGCAGGAGGCCCTGACGCTCACCTGGGACGACGTGACGTTGGAGGGCGCGAACACCTCATTGCAGTTCCACCTCCGGGTGGCGCCCTCGGAGTTCGCGCGCATGTACAACGCGGCGCAGCTCGCGACGGCGCCCGTGCTCGCGGTGGCCGCCAATTCGCCGCATTTCCTGGGACGCAAGCTGTGGGACGAGACGCGGGTGGCGCTCTTCCGGCAGGCGCTGGATGACCGGGGTGAGCCTCAGGGAGGAGAGTTCGCATCGCATGCACGGGTGACGTTCGGGCATGGCTGGGCGCGGGAGGGCGCGCTGGAGCTGTTCTCGGAGACGGTGGCGCTGCACGCGCCGCTGCTGCCCGTGGTGGGACCGCAGTCTCCGCTGGAGTGCGTGGCGCGGGGACAGATTCCCGGGCTGGACGAGCTGCGGCTGCACCAGGGCACGGTGTGGAACTGGAACCGCGCCATCTACGATCCGCAGGACGGAGGCCACCTGCGCATCGAATACCGAGCGCTGCCCGCGGGCCCCTCGGTGGTGGACATGATGGCCAACGGCGCGTTTCTGTTGGGGCTCTCCCTGGGTCTGGCGGACGAGATGGAGACGCTCTTGCCCGCGATGCCCTTCACCCACGCGCGGGGCAACTTTCTCCGGGCGGCGAAGCAGGGACTGGACGCGGTGATGCTGTGGCCCTCGGAGAAGACGCCCTCTCCCCAGCCCATCCCCGTGCCGGCCCTGGTGCGCAAGCTGCTACCGGTGGCCCGGCGCGGCCTGGTGGGGGCGGGCGTGGACGCGGCCGAGGCGGATGCGATGCTCGGCATCATCGAGGCCCGCGTGGAGGCGCGAATCACCGGCGCGGGGTGGCAGCGCCGGATGCTGGAGCGGTTGGAGGCGCACATGCCCCGGGCAGACGCGCTGGCGGCGATGCTGGAGCGCTACCTCCAGCACGCTGTCTCGGGCCGCCCGGTGCACGAGTGGCCTCTGGAGTGA
- a CDS encoding lytic polysaccharide monooxygenase, which translates to MEVPISRVYNCYKGNPEFPTSTACKALIAHSGKPQLYEWNAIRQTKANDRHRQFIPDGQLCSGGNASHRGLDLTRTDWQSTLMVPDAQGDFEFVFHATALHVTKTMQLFITREGYDPSQPLKWADLEEEPFCTASNLTDQDHRYRMSCPLPKAKKGPHVIYAIWQRADSTEAFYSCSDVSFPETAVAPTRWKELGQVLAQADLPAQSKVTFRLFDKTGTDLESHSLQLDDATPAATWLFRLAQKVNATSRHVKVGVLNASGEVPPIESRQGNSVYVQEAGYNFQLDVDEPASSRSLPPPPPTDETGGCH; encoded by the coding sequence ATGGAAGTGCCCATCAGTCGCGTCTATAATTGCTACAAGGGCAATCCCGAGTTCCCCACGTCCACCGCCTGCAAGGCATTGATTGCCCACAGTGGAAAGCCGCAACTCTACGAGTGGAATGCCATCCGGCAAACCAAGGCCAATGACAGACATCGCCAGTTCATCCCGGATGGCCAACTGTGCAGCGGCGGCAATGCCAGTCACCGGGGGTTGGATCTCACCCGGACGGATTGGCAAAGCACGCTGATGGTGCCCGACGCGCAGGGTGACTTCGAGTTCGTGTTTCACGCCACGGCCCTGCATGTCACCAAAACCATGCAGCTTTTCATCACGCGTGAAGGCTATGATCCCTCCCAGCCGTTGAAGTGGGCGGACCTGGAAGAGGAGCCGTTCTGCACCGCGTCGAACCTCACGGATCAGGATCACCGGTACCGGATGAGCTGCCCCCTGCCCAAGGCGAAGAAGGGGCCGCATGTCATCTATGCCATCTGGCAGCGCGCCGACAGCACGGAGGCTTTCTACTCGTGCAGCGACGTGAGCTTTCCGGAGACCGCGGTGGCGCCCACCCGCTGGAAAGAACTGGGGCAAGTGCTGGCCCAGGCGGATCTGCCCGCCCAGAGCAAGGTCACCTTCCGCCTGTTCGACAAGACGGGGACGGACCTCGAGTCCCACTCGCTCCAACTGGATGACGCCACCCCGGCTGCTACCTGGCTTTTCCGCTTGGCCCAGAAAGTCAATGCCACCTCCAGGCATGTCAAGGTAGGGGTCCTCAATGCTTCCGGGGAGGTTCCTCCCATCGAGAGCCGCCAAGGCAACAGTGTCTACGTCCAGGAGGCCGGGTACAACTTCCAGCTCGACGTGGACGAACCGGCAAGCTCCCGGTCCCTGCCCCCTCCACCGCCGACCGACGAGACCGGGGGCTGCCACTGA